In the genome of Cryptococcus deuterogattii R265 chromosome 6, complete sequence, one region contains:
- a CDS encoding mitochondrial distribution and morphology protein 34 produces the protein MSFVFPSWSTAFSPAFHEDAKAMLEGALNKGDKPPVIQGKIEVVELHMGEQPPTLTLLEIGDLSIDRFRGILRLGYQGDAWLEVRCRVQANPLSHNPHLTSSTLPLSTPLLASQPLLVPMTLRLSKLHLRAILILVVSASKGITLVFKNDPLQNVDVSSTFDSVEVIRGYLQQEIEGQLRDMFREHLPGIIHRLSQKWFSGSGVGGKVEMPYRDTSPEPSYAPINEEVEEEENEENHGTSPGNTESFATRHTGPGGITLPLNNSVSQLAALSYSAHTLSPYARGHEHIAVRSFPYLGKSGTGSSGRASLAGSSVGEGDIKAKRKRIFRIGKSKEAEENTEV, from the exons ATGtccttcgtcttccccTCCTGGTCCACTGCCTTCTCCCCCGCCTTCCACGAAGATGCGAAGGCAATGCTGGAGGGCGCCCTCAACAAG GGTGACAAGCCCCCCGTTATCCAGGGAAAGATCGAAGTAGTCGAGCTTCACATGGGAGAGCAG CCACCAACCCTTACTCTTCTTGAAATAGGGGACCTTTCTATTGACCGATTTCGCGGTATTCTGCGTCTAGGATATCAAGGTGATGCCTGGCTCGAGGTACGGTGTCGAGTTCAAGCCAATCCACTTTCGCATAATCCTCATCTTacctcttcaactcttcctttATCGACCCCACTACTCGCTTCTCAACCACTCCTTGTCCCTATGACCCTTCGTCTATCCAAACTGCATCTTCGAGCCATTCTCATTCTGGTAGTCTCCGCCTCAAAGGGCATTACTCTTGTGTTCAAGAATGATCCTTTACAAAACGTGGATGTTAGTTCGACATTTGATTCGGTAGAGGTCATCAGAGGGTATCTGCAGCAAGAAATTGAAGGGCAGTTGAGAGATATGTTTAGGGAACACCTGCCCGGAATCATACACCGACTAAGTCAAAAGTGGTTTTCTGGGAGCGGTGTGGGTGGTAAAGTTGAGATGCCTTACCGGGATACGTCTCCTGAACCTAGTTATGCGCCAATCAAcgaggaagttgaggaagaggagaatgaagagaatcATGGTACCTCCCCCGGTAATACAGAATCTTTCGCTACCCGCCATACCGGGCCTGGAGGAATCACCCTCCCTCTGAATAATTCCGTTTCACAGCTTGCCGCCCTTTCATATTCTGCTCACACTTTGTCGCCTTATGCGCGAGGTCATGAACATATAGCTGTGAGATCATTCCCTTATCTTGGGAAGAGTGGGACAGGCAGTAGTGGGCGAGCGAGCCTGGCGGGCAGTAgcgttggagaaggagacatAAAGGctaaaagaaaaaggatattCAGAATAGGGAAAAGTaaggaggcggaggagaatACCGAGGTATAG